The Lichenihabitans psoromatis genomic interval GCAATTCGCCGATGCGCCAGCGATAAATCAGATCGGCGAGGCAATGATCGAAGCGCGACACCATAATGAGCACGCGCTTGCGGTGTTGCACCGGCCGGAGTGTCCATTCCATGTCGAACTTTTCGGCGATCGGCGAGAACCAGCGCGCGAGACTCTCGGCGGGTGGCGACGAAGCGAGGCGCCGGAAGACGACCCGAATGAAAAAACGATCCTGATCGTCGAACTGATGCGAGTTTCGGATGTCGCAGCCATGATCGTAGAGGAATTGCGAGACGGCCGCGACGATGCCGGGCCGATTTGCGCAAGCCAGGGTGACGACATATTCTTCAGGCATAAAATATTCCTAGCAGTCAAAGCCTTTTGGGCCTGAGTCACGCTGCCACGCAAGCCTCTTTTTTGGATAGGTGATCCTGACGTCCACCGTCCTGCTTAAAGCGACGCTTCGTGGTCCGAGGACGCATCGCGCCGCTCAAGCCGATCGTGCGGCCGACTCGCCAGACTTCAGCGGACCTTGGCGCAAACGCGCCAGATCGAACCGCTGGACATCGCGCAGCAATTCGACAAAGGCCGCAGCCCCAAAAGCAGCGCTGGCTTCGCCCTTTTCCGGCGATCCTGCCGCAGCATTGCCCATGGCGCCTGCCGGTGACACGTCCTGCGCCATCCAGCCGAACCCGATCGGCTGCGTAACGCGCAAACGGGCGAACTCGGCCTCGATCGCGATACTGTCCGGCACGAAATCGCGCAGCTTGTCATGCCGCACGAGGTCCGGCCGAAACGCCATCATGAGCGAGGTTTCGACCTCGCCGGCGTGAATGCCATGAGCGCGTTCACCGGCCGAATAGAGGTCGTCCGGATAGCCGAACCGATGCATAGAAGCCCCGACCACAAGCATCCCGAGCCGCACCCGCAGGTCGCGCGCGATGATGTCGATCGACGAAACGTTGCCGCCATGCGAATTGGCGATCACGAGCTTTCGCACACCCGCCCGGTGGATGCTCTCGCCGATCTCCGTCCAGGCCCGGATCGCCGTCTCGGGCGAAAGCGTCAAGGTTCCCGGAAATTCGATATGCTCGTCGGATTTGCCCACGGTCTGAATCGGGAGGAACAAGGCCGGCAGATCATCCGGAACGCGAGCGACAATGCGCTCGAGATAGCCCGCCATGATGAAACTATCGACGCCGACGGGCAGATGCGGCCCATGCTGCTCGACAGCAGCGACCGGTAGAACCGCGATGACCTCGCTCATGTCGGCGGCGTGAAAATCCGCCCAGGTCAGCTCTGTCCAGATCTTGGTTTGAAAGACGCTCATCGATCAGTTTGCCTAATTTTTGCTCGTTCGGAGACCATGATGGGGCCGCCCCTACTGCGCCGCGACGGCCTCGACTTCGACCAAAAACTCCGGTCGAGCGAAGCCCGAGACGATCATCAAGGTCGAGGCCGGCGGCGGACCGGACAGCAGGCTGTCGCGCGCCGCCATATAGGCCGGGAGATGCTCACGCCCGGTCACGTAGGCATTGAGCCGAACCAGGTGATCGAGCGTCATACCGGCTTCACCTAAGATCGCCTCGATGGCGCGAAAGCAGAGGATCGCCTGCTCGAAAGCGCCGGGCGGGATCGTGGCCGAGGCGTCGATGCCAAGCTGGCCCGAGCAGAACACCAGCCGCGCGCCGGGCGGGACCTCGATGCCATGGGCGTAGCGGGCGAAGGGCGGGTGAATGGTGGTCGGCGCGAGGGGGCGAAGCATGCCGATAGGCTAGCGAGTTCGGGGCGCGAAGGAAACTCTTCTGCGCCGGACAGGCGTCGCCAAAGCAGGCGTCATTGGCCTTACTCAAGATTGTGCAACAACAAGGCATAGAGCTTGCTGACCGTGCTTGCGACGGGCATCGTAGACGCGGCTGACGCTGCGTTTTGACGAAGCGAGCCGAAGGAGGTTGAGCATGGCGTGGGTAAACCGACTGGCCACATTGACCCTTGTGATCGGTGGCCTCGCGCCAACCGGTGCTTTCGCGCTCGATAAGGTGACGTTCGGCACCAACTGGTTGGCCGAGGCCGAGCACGGCGGCTTCTATCAAGCCATCGTCGATGGCACCTACGCCAAATACGGTCTCGACGTGACCTTGCTGCCGGGCGGCCCGCAGGTCGACCGTGAAATCCTTCTGCCCAGCGGCAAGCTCGACTTCTATGTCGGCGGCAACATGCTGCAGGCCTATTCGGCGGTCGAGCAACACGTGCCGATCGTGGTGGTGGCCGGCTTCTTCCAAAAGGAGCCGCAGTGCATCCTCTCGCACCCGGGTGTCGGGCTCGACACGTTCGAGTCGCTCAAGACCGCGCCGATCTTCATCGGCAAGGAAGGGCTGACGTCCTTCTATCGCTGGATGGTGTCGCAATACGGCTTCTCGGAAGATATGGTGAAGCCCTATACCTACAATACGGCGCCGTTCATCGCCGACAAAAAGTCGGCCCAGCAGGGCTATGCGACGTCGGAACCCTATGCGGTCGAAACCCAAGGCGGCTTCAAGCCGAATGTTTTCCTGCTGGCCGACAACGGGTTCAGCACGTATTCGACTACGATCGAGACGCGAAGCGACCTCGTCGAGAAGAACCCAGATCTCGTGCAGCGTTTCGTCGATGCCTCGGCGATCGGCTGGTATAATTATCTTTACGGAGATCCGGCCAAAGCCAACGAGGCGATCAAGAAAGACAATCCCGACATCACCGACAAGGAGTTGGGTTTCGCCCGCGATACGCTGAAGCGCGACGGCATCGTCGACTCGGGAGGGTCGCTGCAAGATGGCATCGGCGCAATGTCGGATGCGCGCCAAAAGGACTTCTTCGACAAGATGGTGAAGGCAGGCGTGACCAGCCCCGACATCGATTACAAGAAGTCCTACACGCTGCAATTCGTGAACAAGAAAGTCGGGCTCGATCTTCGCCCGAAGAACTAAGGTCTCGTTTTTTCCTTGAGCATCATGGCGCTCTCAACATCCTCACCCGCCGGCGGCACGGCCCCTCTCGTGTCGCTTCGCAATGTTTCGAAGACATTTGCCAACGGGACGGTCGCGCTGAGCAAGCTCGACCTCGACATCCGTGAGGGAGAGTTCGTCTCCCTCATCGGCCCGTCCGGCTGTGGAAAATCGACGGCTTTGCGGATCGTCGCCGGATTGACGGCTCCGTCATCTGGGACGATGCAGCAGACGGGTGATCAGTCGGAGATCGGCTTCGTGTTTCAGGAGCCGACGCTGATGCCTTGGGCCAGCGTCTTCGACAATGTGTGGCTGCCGCTGCGGCTGCGCGGCGTCTCGCGCAGCGCGGCCTCGCCCGCCATCACCGAGGCGCTCTCGCTCGTCGGGCTATCGGGATTCATAAACAGCTATCCGCGTGAGCTCTCAGGCGGCATGAAGATGCGGGTCTCGATTGCGCGAGCATTGGTCATCAAGCCTCGTCTGCTGCTGATGGACGAGCCCTTCGCGGCGCTGGACGAGATCACCCGGTTCCGGCTTAACAACGATCTGATCCGCCTGAAAACCGACCTCGGCACCACGGTCGTGTTCGTCACGCATTCGGTCTATGAGAGCGTCTATCTGTCGAGCCGCATCGTCGTGATGGCGTCGCGCCCCGGCCGTGCCATCGACGATATCGTGGTCGAGGCGCCTGCCGAACGCACGGAGGATTTCCGCTCGACGCCGATCTATGTCGAGACGTGTCGGGCAGCCTCGCTGTCGTTGCACAGTGCCATGGCGGCGGAGGATCATCTGTGAGCACGATCGATCCTGTGTCGGACCAGATGGACCTCGCGGAGCCGAATGCGTCACGCGCGCGCTATCGCCTCGCGCCCCATCATTTCATCGACTACGTCCTGCCATGCGTCATCTTCCTGCTGGCCCTCGCTGGATGGGAAGCGGTCGTGCGGGTGCAGAATATCCCAGCCTACATCCTGCCGGCCCCGAGCCTCATCGCCACGACGCTGGTCAAGGATTGGGGCGTGCTCTCGGTGTCGCTGCTGGTCACGCTGCGGACGACGTTTCTGGCACTCGGCCTCGCGGTGGTCGGCAGCGTCGGGCTCGCCATGATCTTCGCTCAATCGAAATGGATCGAGCGATCGTTCTTTCCGTTCGCGGTCATCCTGCAAGTCACGCCAGTCGTGGCGATCGCGCCGCTTTTATTGATCTATCTGACGCCGCAGATTGCCGTGCTGGTCTGCGCGTTCCTCGTGGCGTTCTTTCCCATCCTGTCCAATACGGCGCTGGGGCTTGCCTCCGCCGACCACAATCTGCTCGAATTGATGGAGCTCTACCGCGCCTCGCGCTGGCAGCAGCTGCTGCGGCTGCGATTGCCCTCGGCCCTGCCCTATTTTCTCGGCGGCTTGCGGATCGGCGGCGGATTGGCGTTGATCGGTGCCATCGTGGCCGAAATCGCGGCCGGTTCGGCTGGACAAGGGTCGGGGCTCGCCTTTCGCATCGTCGAGGCTGGGTTTCGCCTCAACATTCCGCGCATGTTCGCGGCTTTGGTGCTGATCTCGCTGACCGGCATCCTGATCTACGTGATGTTTACGCTGCTCAGCTATCTATTGCTGCGCCGCTGGCACGATAGCGCGCGCCAAAAGGGGCATTGAGCATGAGCGCCACATTCCGGCTGCCTGCCTCGGCCCGAACCTGGACCATCGCGGATGCTCGGGTCCCGACCGCCTTGCTGGAGCCGACGATCGGCGGAGACGTAAGCCGCACGCCCGACCTTGCCATCGCCGACCATGATGGCCTCGTCGCCGTCGACATCGCAATCGTGGACGGCCGCATCGACAGGATCTCCTCAGCTGGCGCCTTGCCGGCCACGGGACCGGTCCTGCAGCGTCCCGGCCTCGTGCTGCCCTGCTTCGTCGACGCGCATACTCATCTCGACAAGGGTCATATCTGGCCGCGCGCGCCAAATCCGGACGGCTCGTTCGAGGGCGCGCTCGCCACCGTCCCGGTCGATCGCGCCGCGCATTGGACCGCCAACGACGTCGCGACCCGCATGGAATTTTCGCTGCGGACTGCCTACGCGCATGGCACGCGAGCTATCCGCACCCATCTCGATAGCGCCCTGGGACAGACCCGGATCTCGTGGCCGGTCTTCGCCGAAACGCGGGAGCGATGGCGCGGGCGTATCGAGTTGCAGGCTTCGCCGCTGTTCGGCATCGACCTCGCGCTCGACGACGCGCATATGCGCGACATCGCCGACATGGTGGGTGAGTTCGGCCATTGCCTCGGTGCGGTCACCTACCCCGGCCCGGCGCTCCGTCCGGGGCTCGATCGTCTGTTCCGTCTCGCGGCCGACCGCGGGTTCGAACTCGATTTCCATGCCGACGAGACCAATGATCCCGCCGTCAACACATTGGCGATGATTGCCGAAACCGCGCTGGCGTTCGGCTTTCCGCACCGCATCCTCGTCGGCCATTGCTGCTCGCTGGCGTTGATGGATCCCGACACCATGCGGCGAACCATCGATCTCGTGGCCCGCGCCGGATTGTCCGTGGTGTCGCTCCCCCTCTGCAATATGTATTTGCAGGATCGTGACAAACTGGAGCGCACGCCGCGGTGGCGCGGGGTGACGGCCATCAAGGAATTGCGGGCGGCCGGTGTGCCCGTGATGATCGCGAGCGACAACACACGCGACCCGTTCTACGCCTATGGCGACCTCGACATGCTGGAAGTTTGGCGCGAAGGAACGCGCATCGCCCATCTCGATCATCCGGTCGGACCCTGGGCCGACATCATCGCGGCGACACCCGCCACGGCGCTTGGGCTCGATCGTCCCGGACGGATCAGGGTCGGCGATCCGGCCGACCTCGTCATTCTCCCGGCCCGCAGCCTGTCCGAACTCCTGGCGCGCCCCCGCCAGGACCGGATCGTCATTCGGAGCGGGCGACCGATCGACACCGCCCTGCCCGCTTACGCGCAACTCGACCATCTCGAAGGTTTGGCGCCTTGACCGCACGCTATGACATTGCCGCTCTGAAGCAGCGCCTCGGTGCGATCCGCGTCGAAGAAAACCCGGCGCTCGTGAAGCAGAAGAGCCGCGACTTTTTCTGGTACTCGCCTGTTCTCAAGCGCCAACTCGACGGCATCGTCGGCGACATCGTGGTCAGCCCACGTTCGACCGACGAGGTGGTCCAAACGCTGCGGGCCGCCCATGCGCTCGGCATCCCGGTCACGCCACGCGGCTCGGGAACCGGAAATTACGGACAGGCCATGCCGCTCTCGGGCGGCATCGTGCTCAATCTCGCGGAGATGAACCAGATCGTCTCCATCGCGCCCGGGCGCGTCGTATGCGAGCCGGGCGCCGTGATGGTCGACATCGACGTCGCCACCAAGGCTCATTCGCGGCAGGAGCTGCGAATGCATCCCTCGACCTACAACACGGCCTCGATCGGCGGCTTCATCGCGGGCGGATCGAGCGGCGTTGGCTCGATCAACTGGGGCGGCCTGCGCGATCTCGGCAATATCCTGCGTCTTCAGGTCGTGACCATGGAGGCGGAGCCTCGCATTCTCGATTTACGGGGCGAGGATCTCAACAAGGTCGCGCATGCCTATGGCACCAACGGCATCATCACCGAAGTCGAAATGCCGCTGACTCAGGCGCATGAATGGGTCGATATCATCGTCGGCTTCGACGACTTCAACGATGCGGCTCGGTTCGGCAACCTCCTTGGCGAGGAAGACGGCATCCTGACCAAGCTGATCACGCCGATCGCGGCGCCCGTGCCGCAAAGCTATTTCCTGCGCCACAAGCGATTTCTGCCG includes:
- a CDS encoding creatininase family protein, which translates into the protein MSVFQTKIWTELTWADFHAADMSEVIAVLPVAAVEQHGPHLPVGVDSFIMAGYLERIVARVPDDLPALFLPIQTVGKSDEHIEFPGTLTLSPETAIRAWTEIGESIHRAGVRKLVIANSHGGNVSSIDIIARDLRVRLGMLVVGASMHRFGYPDDLYSAGERAHGIHAGEVETSLMMAFRPDLVRHDKLRDFVPDSIAIEAEFARLRVTQPIGFGWMAQDVSPAGAMGNAAAGSPEKGEASAAFGAAAFVELLRDVQRFDLARLRQGPLKSGESAARSA
- a CDS encoding RidA family protein, with product MLRPLAPTTIHPPFARYAHGIEVPPGARLVFCSGQLGIDASATIPPGAFEQAILCFRAIEAILGEAGMTLDHLVRLNAYVTGREHLPAYMAARDSLLSGPPPASTLMIVSGFARPEFLVEVEAVAAQ
- a CDS encoding ABC transporter substrate-binding protein; amino-acid sequence: MAWVNRLATLTLVIGGLAPTGAFALDKVTFGTNWLAEAEHGGFYQAIVDGTYAKYGLDVTLLPGGPQVDREILLPSGKLDFYVGGNMLQAYSAVEQHVPIVVVAGFFQKEPQCILSHPGVGLDTFESLKTAPIFIGKEGLTSFYRWMVSQYGFSEDMVKPYTYNTAPFIADKKSAQQGYATSEPYAVETQGGFKPNVFLLADNGFSTYSTTIETRSDLVEKNPDLVQRFVDASAIGWYNYLYGDPAKANEAIKKDNPDITDKELGFARDTLKRDGIVDSGGSLQDGIGAMSDARQKDFFDKMVKAGVTSPDIDYKKSYTLQFVNKKVGLDLRPKN
- a CDS encoding ABC transporter ATP-binding protein, with the protein product MALSTSSPAGGTAPLVSLRNVSKTFANGTVALSKLDLDIREGEFVSLIGPSGCGKSTALRIVAGLTAPSSGTMQQTGDQSEIGFVFQEPTLMPWASVFDNVWLPLRLRGVSRSAASPAITEALSLVGLSGFINSYPRELSGGMKMRVSIARALVIKPRLLLMDEPFAALDEITRFRLNNDLIRLKTDLGTTVVFVTHSVYESVYLSSRIVVMASRPGRAIDDIVVEAPAERTEDFRSTPIYVETCRAASLSLHSAMAAEDHL
- a CDS encoding ABC transporter permease yields the protein MDPVSDQMDLAEPNASRARYRLAPHHFIDYVLPCVIFLLALAGWEAVVRVQNIPAYILPAPSLIATTLVKDWGVLSVSLLVTLRTTFLALGLAVVGSVGLAMIFAQSKWIERSFFPFAVILQVTPVVAIAPLLLIYLTPQIAVLVCAFLVAFFPILSNTALGLASADHNLLELMELYRASRWQQLLRLRLPSALPYFLGGLRIGGGLALIGAIVAEIAAGSAGQGSGLAFRIVEAGFRLNIPRMFAALVLISLTGILIYVMFTLLSYLLLRRWHDSARQKGH
- a CDS encoding cytosine deaminase produces the protein MSATFRLPASARTWTIADARVPTALLEPTIGGDVSRTPDLAIADHDGLVAVDIAIVDGRIDRISSAGALPATGPVLQRPGLVLPCFVDAHTHLDKGHIWPRAPNPDGSFEGALATVPVDRAAHWTANDVATRMEFSLRTAYAHGTRAIRTHLDSALGQTRISWPVFAETRERWRGRIELQASPLFGIDLALDDAHMRDIADMVGEFGHCLGAVTYPGPALRPGLDRLFRLAADRGFELDFHADETNDPAVNTLAMIAETALAFGFPHRILVGHCCSLALMDPDTMRRTIDLVARAGLSVVSLPLCNMYLQDRDKLERTPRWRGVTAIKELRAAGVPVMIASDNTRDPFYAYGDLDMLEVWREGTRIAHLDHPVGPWADIIAATPATALGLDRPGRIRVGDPADLVILPARSLSELLARPRQDRIVIRSGRPIDTALPAYAQLDHLEGLAP
- a CDS encoding FAD-binding oxidoreductase, translated to MTARYDIAALKQRLGAIRVEENPALVKQKSRDFFWYSPVLKRQLDGIVGDIVVSPRSTDEVVQTLRAAHALGIPVTPRGSGTGNYGQAMPLSGGIVLNLAEMNQIVSIAPGRVVCEPGAVMVDIDVATKAHSRQELRMHPSTYNTASIGGFIAGGSSGVGSINWGGLRDLGNILRLQVVTMEAEPRILDLRGEDLNKVAHAYGTNGIITEVEMPLTQAHEWVDIIVGFDDFNDAARFGNLLGEEDGILTKLITPIAAPVPQSYFLRHKRFLPDRKSVVLLMVAEQALDAFATFVKRFAGAEVLFDASRIAAADREGLPANYELSWNHTTLRALRVDPAITYLQVLFPFPHQLETIAKVHGHFGDEVMGHLEYVRFNGKVTCFGLSLVRFTTEERLDEIIRIHEDMGAPVFNPHRYTLEEGGMKQTDRVQLAFKQEADPQGLLNPGKMIAWEDPDFDFDSGKTYLFPSLSAVGAGWDGDV